The genome window AGTTCTGCTCAGGGCACTCGATAACTAATTCTTCACAGTGCGATAATACGAATCCAATATCAGGTCCTTCACTAAAACCCGCTGCCAATAAATCATCACCGTTAATTGCAAGTTTGCCGTAAACTGGCCCCTCTCTCCGCTGATGTTCAACTTCAACCATCTGTAAAAACCGCTCATACATCACTCGAAAGTCAGTCTCCGGCATTACTGGGGGTGCATCAGCTTGCTTCAATAATAACCATTCTTGGAACTGTTCTCCCAGGTCACGCATAATCCTCCGCACCCCACTTTCCCCACAGTCTAATGGTCGCATATGCTCTCGAACAAGCTTTGTTACAGCTCGTGTATCGGCCTTGGAAAACCTGAGTCGGGTCATAATTTGCTCGGCAATTTCTGCTCCAATCAGTTCATGCTTATAAAAATGTCTTCGGCCTTCCTCATCAATGGAGAGAGATGCTGGCTTGCCAATATCATGAAAAAGTGAGGCGAGCCGAACCAGTGGCCTATCACAGCTTCGCTCAAGTACCCACAACGTGTGCTCAAAGACATCATGAATGTGCCACTCGTTCTGTTGACATCCCACGGCTGGCATAAGCTCCGGAATTAATATCTGTAATAAACCAACCTCATACAAGTGTTGCACCGCGACATGAGGCAGAGGTGCCATCAAAATATGCACTAACTCCTCGCGAACTCGCTCGGGTGCGACAACAGAGATCTGGGGAGCGAGTTCTTGAGCAGCTTGTAGAGTATCTGTGTCAATCACACGTCCTTCAGCTGATCCAAACCGTATCATTCTGAGTAGTCGATGCGGATCTTCCTGAAAGCGAGAATAGGCATCATTTACGGCACGACAGATCCCCTCTTGAAGATCATGAAATCCTGCGAAAGGGTCAATAAAACACTCAGTCCGCAGATCAAAGGCCATTGCATTAATTGTAAAATCTCGACCTGATAAGTCTTCCTCGATTGAAGCTCCAAATTGTGTTGCTGTTCTCTTCGATGGCGACCGAAAAGTAGTTACCTCTACAGACTGCTCACCCGCCAAAACAGTAATAGTCCCGTGCTCTAGGCCCGTTTCGATCACTTTAAAATTCAAGGAAGTAAGAATCTCTTCCAACCGGACTGGTAAAAGAGATGTTGCGATATCAATGTCTTTAATAGTTTTTCCGATTAGAGCATCACGTACGATACCCCCAACGAAATAAGCCTCTCCATGCGATAGAAGAGCATCGATAAGAGGATTGAGGGCAGCAGTCTCTGCAACACCTTTTAAGGTGTCTTTCATTTCCTCAACGGTGCGAAGCGTAACGGAGGAACATATGCCAAGATGGGTGGTCTTTTCCATTTAATCGTAACTGTAACACAGGGAGCCACCCTGGTCTGAACGGATCCTGATGTAATTTCATCCTTGCCTGCTCGGGAGTACGTGATCCCTTTTTTATATTACAGGCACGACAACAACAAACTACGTTTTCCCAACAAGTTTTTCCACCGTGGCTCCGAGGCAACACGTGGTCTAGTGTTGCTTGCTTTGCTGTTAAATTACTACCACAGTACTGACACTGAAAATTATCGCGAGCAAAAATGTTAAAGCGAGAAAAAGGTGGGACTCGCTTTCTGGGCTTTACATAATTCAATAATCGAACAACGGCAGGTGCCTTGATAGCGATAGAAACTGAGCGAATCTCATGGTCATACTCCTCAAGTACCTCAATTTTCTCAAGAAAGAAGAGATTGACCGCTCGCCGCCAAGAGATAACCCTCAGGGGTTCGAAGCTCGCATTAAGTAGAAGAACTGCCTCCATTAGTATCCTTTAAGCCAACTAATACAGTGCTATCGGCATTTTAAGCCCATTACAAAAGGTCTCTGAGCACCTTCCCACAAAAAGTGAAGATATAACTTTCTGAAAATTCTCAGTAACTTGACAGAGAACGCTCACTCTGTTTACCATCTCCCACCTGGTCATTCGCCTCTTTTCTTACCCTCAAGATGGTAACTCTACAGAGAGTTGACATTAGTGAGCAGGGAGGATAGAGACTCGTGACAATTAAGCGATATGAGATCGTAAAGTATTTGGGGCTGTAGCTCAGCTGGGAGAGCGCCTGCTTTGCACGCAGGAGGTCAGCGGTTCGATCCCGCTCAGCTCCACTCTTTTATTTGCTCATATCTCGCTTTATTGAGCCTTTTTGGGGCCAGTAGCTCAGCTGGTTAGAGTGCACGCCTGATAAGCGTGAGGTCGGAAGTTCAAGTCTTCCCTGGCCCACCATCATCGCATCTTGAAAAATCAAGCTATTATAGCAGGTTAGAGCCATTCAGCGGACTTTACCTACTATTTAACACGCCCACCCTATTTAACACGCCCACCAACCGCACATATTGGAACTCATTGACCATAACAATGTGAGTTTTATTGCGAGTTTTTTGGGTGTTTTATGGTGCCGATACAGATTCCAAATCAAGTGCTACCACTGTTTGCGTTCGAGTTTTCACTCCTAACGCTCACTATTACCCTTACCTTGCCA of bacterium contains these proteins:
- a CDS encoding HD domain-containing protein; amino-acid sequence: MEKTTHLGICSSVTLRTVEEMKDTLKGVAETAALNPLIDALLSHGEAYFVGGIVRDALIGKTIKDIDIATSLLPVRLEEILTSLNFKVIETGLEHGTITVLAGEQSVEVTTFRSPSKRTATQFGASIEEDLSGRDFTINAMAFDLRTECFIDPFAGFHDLQEGICRAVNDAYSRFQEDPHRLLRMIRFGSAEGRVIDTDTLQAAQELAPQISVVAPERVREELVHILMAPLPHVAVQHLYEVGLLQILIPELMPAVGCQQNEWHIHDVFEHTLWVLERSCDRPLVRLASLFHDIGKPASLSIDEEGRRHFYKHELIGAEIAEQIMTRLRFSKADTRAVTKLVREHMRPLDCGESGVRRIMRDLGEQFQEWLLLKQADAPPVMPETDFRVMYERFLQMVEVEHQRREGPVYGKLAINGDDLLAAGFSEGPDIGFVLSHCEELVIECPEQNSRDTLMEVAQSFLRQQKNNESN
- a CDS encoding HNH endonuclease → MEAVLLLNASFEPLRVISWRRAVNLFFLEKIEVLEEYDHEIRSVSIAIKAPAVVRLLNYVKPRKRVPPFSRFNIFARDNFQCQYCGSNLTAKQATLDHVLPRSHGGKTCWENVVCCCRACNIKKGSRTPEQARMKLHQDPFRPGWLPVLQLRLNGKDHPSWHMFLRYASHR